A single genomic interval of uncultured Pseudodesulfovibrio sp. harbors:
- a CDS encoding FecR domain-containing protein codes for MADATGQIGVVTVAYGTATAESADGVRELAANSPVYADDVINTVGRGSAVEIKFNDGALLSQGPNSSVILDTYVFDPVQSTGEMTIKLVQGTFRSVTGEIVDMNPEGFQLETPLATIGIRGTTTGHNIGADGVEEHVVVDFVDKPVVIRPISGGPVRVITSDGMSVSATPAGLSPVFQASQSQLAQFEQLSSQSLQQSAPDFNGQDDDAEDEQEGEEGEEGEEGEEGEGEGEEGEGEEGEGEEGEGEGEEGEDEGEGEGEPEPEPELEPEPEPAPQPQPAPPPPPPPPPPPPEPPEPPSPPPPPPPPPSPPPAPPTPEPDDPPPDDDPVVPPVVTTLDLSGWEANVTVDLVGGCSPPRDTPYYETTGNTDPAEVVNINGATVTTVYGAMPYDDGQSVVTPDNVISANPLDNYLYGGTGANYIDGLCGNDLIAVGVYDSDANTFTLGEFSQDDTVVGGNGLDTLKFDGVSDTFALAHVTGIEAIQLGTQAVDIRSTPDAMVDAGATLTLDGALSSDVTFWAYNDTDSKFYMVGGSGDDYLKGASLADTLFGGAGDDCLSGQDGDDTLSGTGGGADTIEAGDGNDRIFMDDEFGAGDYVNGSSGDDTLYYTDNGSGTDDLDNVNGIENVVFGNAVTAVTLDHGISDSGATLHVDASALIGTNGFTFDGSGATYNVTGGSWHDEIFTVDGDDSVDGGAGDDTIIADLGNDTVAGGSGDDSLLAGGGDDSLTGDSGADYVNGGAGVDVLDYSGSTAGISVNLETGSASGGFAAGDTVIGIENLIGSGYGDTLGGAGSASNELTGGAGNDLFEMSTFLGSDDTLAGGAGDDSLSFTDATGVEGMTDLDNVTGIENIALGKAETGISVSDSLISSGQVLNVDASALTGSSDILSWDGSGVTSWAHNLMGGSSDDTIWTGAGDDTVNGGAGNDIIRGGAGDDSILGGAGDDTVKGSAGDDSLDGGSGGYDWLDYGDGSTGISLSFVSGSATDGLGGTDSFTNFLGVIGTAHDDSMVGDDADNRFIGQEGDDTIDGGDGSRDEVYYTSATGSVTVNLSTGTASDGLGGTDTLSNIERVRGSNQNDTLIGNAESNSFYGMLGDDSIDGGDGNDWAKYGYASGGVSVNLQSGVVTGADGSDTLVSIEKVEGSAFDDTLVGLNSWTFFEGGDGADSITGGGGHNLVSHYDDISGVTVDLAAGSAVDGWGNTDTLTDIRGAEGSQFDDSLTGDALNNEFVGSGGNDTIDGGGGHEDTISFWDATTGVNVNLLAGTAQDGQGGTDSVSNVERVMGTAYDDTLTGDAGENGFEGAGGSDLIDGGANSRASREMDVARYSSAVAGISASLVTGLVSDGSGGTDTLSNIEGLWGSSYDDTMVGDDNWGNVFFDGGGSDLIDGGSVHDSGADTGFDMVSYYYGAAVSASITGTSGTVTDLATGTAWTDSLTNIDAVEGSGYGDSLVGGAGSQEFMPNAGDDTVRGGDGDDGVSYWNMTDSISVAWSTDHWVVNIGVGDVGTDLLYEIESIEGSEGADTFNATGYNYPDSHDLVFRGWDGADSFTGGTGWDVVSYWDDPAGVHVDLSGSDFGGSLQGVDGWGNQETLTGIEGIEGSAFDDTLRGNGEVNIFEGWKGNDIIDGGSSINTASYWSSTGGVTANLVTGSADDGMGGTDTLSGIANLIGSVYDDSLTGDTLANQLNGRGGDDTLVGGNDEPDTVTFRDDPGAVYVNVGAGTATDGWGDTDTLVEIEDVEGSQYDDTLLGSSGTNIIFGGEGNDLIRGGEDDDTLTGNDGADTFQYTSTAELGSSIEEISDFVSGTDKVQFAGAWAGATLYWFEEASYDGIIDGADNSNPAVIWDSDNNQLWYDSDASTSNPAGEYRIAGLPGSAPVMTDIIVDGGSVIAGPVSGTSWTGTAAAESHSGGTGDDTLDGAGGDDTLSGEGGADILKGGDGVDSLIGGAGNDTLMPYGGSNSSAEVFGAESLSGGDGTDVVTDTALAVDFSNMTLDGIEEFAITDYQSFTFASSQISGQAWTITGSQYSSLTVNGTAGDDAVSFASLSAGGMNGSVDINLGAGHDSFRGSQAGEYVMGEGGDDTIQGVDGDDYLSGGMGADVFVYEYGSAINLADTGDTISGFESAVDRIWLKGGIAQDMSWYMEGNYDGIIDGATADVPVLVWDPLNHKLWYDDKPQDSDGAWQGVMADADGVTIPMGDIFIEGHTLLEPTSGAKVMTGTTGNDTMTFSGTDMGTLFGYDGNDSLTGDDEPDRLIGGQGADTLDGGAGEDIASYTYDPSAVLVDLSGTVITASHEAVDGWGNNDEISNIEHIEGSGYNDSLYGDSGANALVGFDGADFLCGMGGADTLSGGVGADTFFFQSKSALTVAITDFNGDFDKIGVLESEFGAYNTDRFGYVDAATYSGGFSFDSGETSGFVYASVNGSPTGNLYYDDGQGSITLLASISETADDATPGDSNPLADDFYSIGSAAP; via the coding sequence ATGGCAGACGCTACAGGACAGATCGGTGTCGTTACCGTCGCATATGGAACGGCCACTGCGGAAAGTGCTGATGGAGTAAGGGAACTTGCTGCAAACAGCCCTGTCTATGCTGACGATGTCATCAATACTGTTGGCCGGGGATCTGCCGTCGAAATAAAATTCAATGACGGTGCATTGTTGTCTCAGGGGCCAAACTCCTCAGTCATTCTGGATACGTACGTTTTCGACCCGGTGCAGAGTACCGGTGAAATGACGATCAAGCTGGTTCAGGGAACGTTTCGTTCCGTTACCGGCGAGATCGTGGACATGAACCCTGAAGGGTTCCAGTTGGAGACGCCTCTGGCGACTATAGGCATTCGCGGGACCACCACGGGACACAACATCGGAGCCGATGGAGTGGAAGAGCACGTGGTGGTCGATTTCGTGGATAAGCCGGTTGTCATTCGTCCCATTTCCGGCGGTCCGGTCCGTGTCATCACCAGTGACGGCATGTCCGTTTCCGCTACCCCGGCAGGCCTCAGTCCCGTTTTTCAGGCTTCCCAGTCACAGCTCGCCCAGTTTGAGCAGCTTTCCAGTCAGTCTCTGCAACAGAGTGCGCCCGATTTCAACGGGCAAGACGATGATGCGGAAGACGAGCAGGAAGGTGAAGAAGGTGAAGAAGGCGAGGAAGGCGAGGAAGGCGAAGGTGAGGGCGAAGAAGGAGAAGGCGAGGAAGGTGAAGGTGAGGAAGGAGAAGGTGAAGGCGAGGAAGGTGAGGATGAAGGAGAAGGTGAGGGTGAGCCTGAACCGGAACCAGAACTCGAGCCAGAGCCGGAACCCGCTCCGCAGCCTCAACCCGCTCCGCCACCACCGCCTCCGCCTCCTCCACCGCCACCTGAACCGCCTGAACCTCCGTCGCCACCGCCACCACCGCCACCACCTCCGTCTCCTCCGCCAGCACCTCCAACGCCTGAACCTGATGATCCTCCGCCGGATGACGACCCGGTTGTTCCTCCCGTCGTTACCACTCTGGACCTGTCCGGATGGGAAGCGAATGTGACCGTGGACCTCGTCGGCGGCTGTTCTCCCCCGCGCGATACGCCGTATTACGAAACCACGGGCAATACGGACCCGGCTGAAGTCGTGAACATCAACGGTGCCACCGTGACGACCGTCTACGGGGCCATGCCGTATGACGACGGGCAGTCAGTGGTGACGCCGGACAACGTCATCAGCGCAAACCCGCTGGACAATTACCTATACGGCGGTACCGGGGCCAACTATATCGATGGCCTGTGCGGCAACGACCTGATCGCCGTGGGCGTGTATGACAGTGACGCCAATACGTTCACTCTCGGGGAATTCAGTCAGGACGACACGGTCGTGGGCGGCAACGGTCTTGATACCCTCAAGTTTGACGGGGTGTCCGACACCTTTGCCCTTGCCCACGTCACGGGCATCGAGGCCATCCAGCTTGGCACGCAGGCCGTGGACATCCGGTCCACTCCCGACGCCATGGTGGACGCCGGCGCAACCCTGACACTGGACGGCGCGCTGTCGTCGGACGTCACTTTTTGGGCATACAACGATACGGACAGCAAGTTCTACATGGTGGGCGGTAGCGGTGACGACTATCTCAAGGGCGCTTCCTTGGCCGACACCCTGTTCGGCGGTGCAGGTGACGACTGTCTGAGCGGACAGGACGGCGACGACACGTTGTCCGGCACGGGCGGCGGGGCCGATACCATTGAGGCCGGGGACGGTAATGACCGCATTTTCATGGATGACGAGTTCGGTGCCGGCGACTACGTGAACGGCAGCAGCGGTGACGACACCCTGTATTACACCGACAACGGCAGTGGGACCGATGATCTGGACAACGTCAACGGTATTGAAAATGTGGTTTTCGGCAATGCCGTTACAGCCGTCACTTTGGATCATGGGATATCGGATTCCGGGGCGACCCTTCATGTCGATGCTTCGGCCCTGATCGGGACGAATGGATTCACGTTTGACGGCTCGGGGGCCACGTATAATGTCACCGGCGGCAGCTGGCATGACGAAATATTCACAGTGGACGGGGATGACTCCGTCGACGGCGGTGCCGGCGATGACACCATCATTGCAGACCTCGGGAACGATACCGTCGCCGGAGGTTCCGGTGACGACAGCCTGCTCGCAGGCGGCGGCGACGACAGTCTGACCGGGGACAGCGGCGCGGATTATGTCAACGGCGGCGCGGGCGTGGATGTGCTCGACTACTCGGGCTCGACCGCAGGGATCAGCGTCAACCTCGAAACAGGTTCTGCCTCTGGCGGTTTCGCAGCGGGCGATACGGTGATAGGCATCGAGAATCTGATCGGATCGGGGTATGGAGATACTCTGGGCGGTGCCGGAAGTGCTTCCAATGAACTGACCGGCGGTGCCGGTAACGACCTTTTCGAGATGTCCACCTTCTTGGGGTCGGACGACACTCTTGCCGGCGGTGCCGGTGATGATTCGCTTTCCTTTACCGATGCGACCGGGGTTGAGGGGATGACGGATCTGGACAACGTCACCGGTATTGAGAATATCGCATTGGGCAAGGCTGAAACCGGAATTTCGGTCAGTGATTCCCTGATTTCCTCCGGACAGGTTCTGAATGTTGATGCGTCCGCCCTGACGGGCTCGTCGGATATCTTGTCGTGGGACGGTTCCGGGGTGACGAGCTGGGCGCACAACCTGATGGGCGGCAGCAGTGATGACACCATCTGGACCGGGGCGGGGGACGACACCGTGAACGGTGGGGCCGGAAACGACATAATCCGGGGCGGAGCGGGCGATGATTCCATTCTCGGCGGTGCCGGTGACGATACCGTCAAGGGGTCGGCAGGGGACGACTCGCTGGACGGCGGCAGCGGCGGATACGACTGGCTGGACTATGGCGACGGCTCTACAGGTATCAGCCTGTCCTTTGTCTCGGGTTCCGCCACCGACGGGCTCGGCGGCACGGACTCCTTTACGAATTTCCTCGGCGTCATCGGGACGGCGCATGATGATTCCATGGTCGGCGACGACGCGGATAACCGGTTTATCGGCCAAGAAGGCGACGACACGATTGACGGCGGCGACGGGTCTCGTGACGAGGTTTATTACACCAGCGCCACCGGTTCCGTGACAGTCAACCTGTCCACAGGCACGGCTTCGGATGGTCTTGGGGGCACCGACACTCTCTCCAATATCGAACGCGTGCGTGGCTCGAACCAGAATGACACCCTGATAGGCAATGCCGAAAGCAATTCCTTTTACGGTATGCTCGGAGACGACTCCATTGACGGCGGCGATGGCAACGACTGGGCCAAGTACGGTTACGCAAGCGGCGGGGTAAGCGTCAACTTGCAGAGCGGCGTGGTGACCGGGGCGGACGGAAGCGACACTCTCGTCAGTATCGAAAAGGTTGAAGGTTCGGCCTTTGACGACACCCTTGTCGGTCTCAATTCATGGACCTTCTTTGAAGGAGGAGACGGTGCTGATTCCATCACCGGCGGCGGTGGCCACAACCTTGTTTCGCACTATGACGACATCTCCGGGGTCACGGTCGATCTTGCGGCAGGCAGTGCCGTGGACGGCTGGGGCAATACCGATACCCTCACGGATATCCGTGGAGCGGAAGGGTCGCAGTTCGACGACAGCCTGACAGGTGACGCCCTGAATAACGAGTTCGTGGGCTCGGGTGGCAACGATACCATCGACGGTGGAGGCGGGCATGAAGACACCATCTCTTTCTGGGATGCCACGACCGGCGTGAATGTCAATCTGCTTGCCGGAACCGCGCAGGACGGACAGGGCGGCACGGACTCCGTCTCCAATGTCGAGCGGGTGATGGGTACGGCGTATGACGACACCCTGACCGGCGATGCCGGTGAGAACGGATTCGAAGGGGCCGGGGGCAGTGACCTCATCGACGGCGGAGCCAACAGTAGGGCTTCGCGTGAAATGGATGTGGCCCGCTATTCCAGTGCGGTCGCGGGAATCAGCGCCAGCCTCGTTACCGGGCTGGTGAGCGACGGTTCAGGCGGCACGGATACCCTGTCCAATATCGAAGGCCTCTGGGGTTCCTCATATGATGACACCATGGTCGGCGACGACAATTGGGGCAACGTCTTCTTTGACGGCGGTGGTTCGGACCTGATTGACGGCGGCAGCGTGCATGACAGCGGTGCGGACACCGGGTTCGACATGGTCTCGTACTATTACGGGGCGGCTGTATCGGCCAGCATCACAGGTACGTCCGGCACGGTGACCGATCTGGCGACCGGGACGGCATGGACAGATTCGCTGACCAACATCGACGCCGTTGAGGGGTCCGGCTATGGAGATTCGCTTGTCGGCGGTGCCGGGTCGCAGGAATTCATGCCCAATGCCGGGGATGACACTGTCCGGGGCGGCGACGGGGACGACGGGGTTTCCTATTGGAACATGACGGATTCCATCAGCGTCGCGTGGAGCACGGACCATTGGGTCGTCAACATTGGCGTAGGCGATGTCGGAACCGACCTTCTGTATGAAATCGAAAGCATCGAAGGCAGTGAGGGCGCAGATACGTTCAATGCGACCGGTTACAATTATCCCGATTCCCACGATCTGGTCTTCAGGGGATGGGACGGTGCGGACAGCTTCACCGGCGGCACTGGATGGGATGTCGTCAGCTACTGGGATGATCCCGCAGGTGTGCATGTGGACTTGTCCGGCAGTGATTTCGGTGGTTCGCTTCAGGGTGTGGACGGCTGGGGCAATCAGGAGACCCTGACCGGCATCGAGGGAATTGAGGGTTCCGCCTTTGACGACACCTTGCGTGGCAATGGCGAGGTCAATATTTTCGAGGGTTGGAAAGGCAACGACATCATCGACGGCGGCAGCAGCATCAATACCGCGAGCTATTGGAGTTCCACCGGGGGAGTGACCGCGAATCTCGTCACCGGCTCGGCGGATGACGGCATGGGCGGCACGGATACACTCAGCGGCATTGCGAACCTGATTGGCTCTGTTTATGACGATTCCCTGACCGGCGATACCCTTGCCAACCAGCTCAACGGGCGGGGCGGCGATGATACGCTCGTGGGCGGCAACGATGAACCGGATACGGTCACGTTCAGGGACGATCCCGGCGCTGTGTATGTCAATGTCGGAGCCGGTACGGCCACTGACGGATGGGGCGACACGGACACGTTGGTCGAGATTGAGGATGTGGAAGGGTCCCAGTACGACGACACGCTTCTGGGCAGTTCCGGAACGAATATTATCTTCGGCGGCGAGGGCAATGACCTTATTCGTGGTGGCGAGGACGACGATACCCTGACCGGCAACGACGGCGCGGATACCTTCCAGTACACGTCCACGGCTGAACTCGGCAGCTCCATTGAGGAAATTTCCGATTTCGTGTCCGGGACGGACAAGGTGCAGTTCGCCGGGGCATGGGCCGGTGCCACGCTGTACTGGTTCGAAGAGGCCTCGTATGACGGCATCATCGACGGTGCCGACAACAGCAATCCTGCGGTCATCTGGGACAGCGACAACAACCAGCTTTGGTACGACAGTGACGCTTCGACCTCCAATCCCGCCGGGGAATACCGAATTGCGGGGTTGCCGGGATCGGCACCTGTCATGACCGATATTATTGTTGACGGCGGCAGCGTCATCGCCGGACCGGTCTCCGGGACTTCATGGACAGGCACGGCCGCGGCTGAAAGCCATTCCGGCGGAACCGGCGACGACACTCTCGACGGGGCCGGGGGCGACGATACCCTGAGCGGCGAAGGCGGCGCGGATATCCTCAAGGGTGGCGACGGTGTCGATTCCCTGATCGGCGGTGCCGGCAACGACACCCTCATGCCCTACGGCGGATCGAATTCGAGTGCCGAAGTGTTCGGTGCGGAATCCCTGAGCGGCGGAGACGGGACGGACGTCGTGACCGATACGGCACTTGCCGTTGATTTCAGCAACATGACCCTTGACGGCATCGAAGAATTCGCCATTACGGATTACCAGTCCTTCACGTTCGCTTCTTCGCAGATATCCGGTCAGGCGTGGACAATAACCGGCAGCCAGTACAGCAGCCTGACCGTCAACGGCACCGCAGGGGACGATGCCGTCAGTTTTGCTTCCCTCAGTGCCGGCGGGATGAACGGCAGCGTCGATATCAATCTGGGGGCCGGTCATGACTCCTTCCGTGGCAGTCAGGCAGGCGAGTACGTCATGGGCGAAGGCGGCGACGACACGATTCAGGGTGTGGACGGTGACGATTACCTGAGTGGCGGCATGGGTGCGGACGTGTTTGTTTATGAATACGGGTCCGCCATCAATCTGGCTGATACGGGCGACACGATCAGCGGGTTCGAATCCGCTGTGGACCGCATCTGGCTGAAGGGCGGCATCGCGCAGGACATGAGTTGGTACATGGAAGGCAATTATGACGGCATCATCGACGGTGCGACCGCCGATGTGCCCGTTCTGGTCTGGGACCCCCTGAACCACAAGCTGTGGTACGACGACAAGCCGCAGGACAGTGACGGGGCGTGGCAGGGCGTCATGGCGGACGCCGACGGCGTAACCATCCCCATGGGAGATATTTTCATTGAAGGCCATACCCTTCTGGAACCGACATCGGGGGCCAAGGTCATGACCGGCACGACCGGCAACGACACGATGACGTTCAGCGGAACGGACATGGGCACGCTGTTCGGGTATGACGGCAATGATTCCCTGACCGGTGACGACGAGCCCGACAGGCTGATCGGCGGACAGGGGGCCGATACGCTCGATGGCGGAGCTGGCGAGGATATCGCAAGCTATACGTATGATCCCTCTGCCGTATTGGTGGACTTGTCTGGAACGGTCATCACGGCCTCGCACGAAGCGGTTGACGGATGGGGGAACAATGACGAGATCAGTAACATCGAACACATAGAGGGGTCGGGATATAACGATTCCCTGTACGGAGACAGCGGAGCCAACGCTCTTGTCGGCTTTGACGGGGCCGATTTCCTCTGCGGCATGGGCGGAGCGGATACGTTGTCCGGCGGTGTCGGGGCGGATACGTTCTTCTTCCAGAGCAAGTCGGCTTTGACCGTGGCTATTACGGATTTCAATGGTGATTTTGACAAGATAGGTGTGCTGGAGTCCGAATTCGGCGCGTATAACACGGACCGGTTCGGTTATGTTGATGCCGCGACCTACAGCGGCGGATTCAGTTTCGACAGCGGAGAGACTTCCGGGTTCGTCTATGCCAGCGTGAACGGCAGTCCGACCGGCAATCTGTATTACGATGACGGACAGGGCAGCATAACCCTGCTGGCCTCTATCTCCGAGACTGCCGATGATGCGACGCCCGGAGACAGTAATCCGCTGGCAGACGATTTTTACAGCATAGGATCAGCTGCCCCGTAA
- a CDS encoding terminase family protein has protein sequence MKKGLYTPRKHQAEIEAGLARFSVLVCHRRFGKTVLSVNRLIEAARKTERPDWRGAYIAPLYKQAKTVVWDELKRYCGLGSDDCEVKFHETELRADFPNGARIRLFGAENPDSLRGMYLDAVVFDEVAQMPKRVWTEVIRPALSDRKGWGMFIGTPRGKNALYELWEDARRAPEWFAAMYRASETHIIDPDELDAAAREMSPEEYEQEFECSFTAAIRGAYFGNLMGEADKEGRLTSVAYDPSIPVHTSWDLGMSDSTAIWFVQARPGGTYAVIDYYEASGEGLDHYACVLDEKGYKYGTHIAPHDIRVRELGTGKSRLEIARGLGIRFVIAPNIPVQDGINAVRTTLPMCWFDVDKCEAGIEALRHYRREFRERMNDFSSQPVHDWTSHAVDAFRYFAVGFRQPDSGPRALKTTNDYNPFGRGRERS, from the coding sequence GTGAAAAAAGGACTTTATACACCCCGTAAACATCAGGCTGAAATCGAGGCGGGACTGGCCCGTTTCTCGGTGCTGGTCTGTCACCGCCGATTCGGCAAGACCGTGCTGTCGGTCAACCGCCTGATCGAGGCGGCCCGGAAGACGGAACGTCCGGATTGGCGCGGGGCTTACATCGCTCCGCTCTACAAACAGGCCAAGACCGTGGTCTGGGATGAACTCAAGCGATACTGCGGTCTCGGTTCCGATGACTGCGAAGTGAAATTCCATGAAACCGAACTGCGGGCCGATTTTCCGAACGGTGCGCGCATCCGGCTCTTCGGGGCGGAAAATCCGGATTCCCTGCGCGGCATGTATCTGGACGCCGTGGTGTTCGACGAGGTGGCCCAGATGCCCAAGCGGGTTTGGACCGAGGTCATTCGGCCCGCCCTATCAGACCGGAAGGGCTGGGGCATGTTCATCGGCACGCCGCGCGGCAAGAACGCCCTGTATGAATTGTGGGAAGATGCCAGACGTGCCCCGGAATGGTTTGCCGCCATGTACCGGGCATCTGAAACGCACATCATCGATCCCGATGAACTGGACGCCGCGGCCCGTGAAATGTCGCCGGAAGAATACGAGCAGGAATTCGAGTGTTCCTTCACCGCTGCCATCAGGGGAGCGTATTTCGGCAACCTCATGGGCGAAGCGGACAAGGAGGGACGACTGACTTCCGTTGCGTACGATCCGTCCATTCCCGTGCACACCTCGTGGGACCTCGGCATGAGCGATTCTACCGCCATCTGGTTCGTGCAGGCCCGTCCGGGGGGTACGTATGCGGTCATCGACTACTATGAAGCCAGCGGCGAAGGACTGGATCACTATGCCTGCGTACTGGATGAAAAGGGGTATAAATACGGCACCCACATCGCGCCCCACGACATTCGGGTGCGGGAGCTCGGCACGGGAAAATCCCGGCTGGAGATCGCGCGGGGGCTGGGCATCCGTTTTGTCATCGCGCCGAATATCCCGGTGCAGGACGGCATCAACGCGGTCCGGACTACCCTGCCGATGTGCTGGTTCGATGTTGACAAGTGCGAGGCGGGCATCGAGGCCCTGCGGCATTACCGGCGGGAATTCCGCGAGCGCATGAATGACTTCTCTTCGCAGCCGGTACACGACTGGACCAGTCATGCGGTGGATGCTTTCCGGTATTTCGCCGTGGGGTTCCGGCAGCCGGACAGCGGGCCGAGAGCATTGAAGACCACCAACGACTACAATCCGTTCGGGAGGGGCCGTGAGCGTTCGTGA